One stretch of Roseovarius mucosus DNA includes these proteins:
- a CDS encoding aminotransferase class I/II-fold pyridoxal phosphate-dependent enzyme yields the protein MFPERFANLPAYAFPRLRTLLDAHAPGGEVVHMTIGEPKHAFPRWIVDVIAENADGFNSYPVNEGMPELLQAAGDWVGRRYGVTLDPASRIMALNGTREGLYNAMMALSPEVKGGKRPVVLAPNPFYQVYMVAALSVGAEPIFLNATHETGHLPDFAALSEEVLNRVTVAYLCSPANPQGTVASRAYWAELIGLAERYDFRIFADECYAEIYRDTPPVGILEVAQEMGADPERIVAFHSLSKRSNLPGLRSGFVASGPKNIAQMKQLRNYAGSPLPMPLQHAAARLWADEAHVIENRRLYGEKYEIADEILGNLPGYRSPEAGFFLWLPVEDGEAATLRLWQETGVRVLPGAYLSQEAGGVNPGQGYIRVAMVAPKDEMADGLRRLRACLYG from the coding sequence ATGTTTCCCGAGCGGTTTGCGAACCTACCGGCCTATGCGTTTCCGCGTCTGCGGACCCTGCTTGACGCTCATGCGCCCGGCGGCGAGGTCGTGCATATGACGATTGGCGAGCCCAAGCATGCGTTTCCGCGCTGGATCGTTGATGTCATTGCAGAAAATGCCGATGGCTTTAACTCTTACCCCGTCAATGAGGGCATGCCTGAGTTGTTGCAGGCGGCCGGCGATTGGGTGGGGCGGCGCTATGGCGTGACGCTTGATCCGGCAAGCCGGATCATGGCGCTGAACGGCACACGCGAGGGGCTTTATAATGCGATGATGGCGCTCAGCCCCGAAGTGAAGGGCGGCAAGCGCCCGGTCGTGCTGGCACCGAACCCGTTTTATCAGGTCTATATGGTGGCGGCGCTGAGCGTGGGGGCGGAGCCGATTTTCCTGAACGCCACCCATGAAACGGGGCATTTGCCGGATTTCGCGGCGCTGTCCGAAGAGGTGTTGAACCGCGTCACGGTGGCCTATCTGTGTTCGCCCGCCAATCCGCAGGGCACAGTGGCGAGCCGCGCCTATTGGGCCGAGTTGATCGGGCTGGCGGAGCGCTATGATTTCCGCATTTTCGCCGATGAATGCTATGCCGAGATTTACCGCGATACGCCGCCGGTGGGTATTCTGGAGGTCGCGCAGGAGATGGGGGCTGATCCTGAGCGTATCGTGGCGTTTCACAGCCTGTCGAAGCGGTCGAACCTGCCGGGGCTGCGCTCGGGCTTTGTTGCCTCTGGCCCCAAGAATATCGCGCAGATGAAACAGTTGCGCAATTATGCCGGATCGCCCTTGCCGATGCCGTTGCAGCATGCGGCCGCGCGGCTCTGGGCGGATGAGGCGCATGTGATCGAAAATCGCCGTCTTTATGGCGAGAAATATGAGATTGCCGATGAGATTCTGGGCAATCTGCCCGGCTATCGCAGCCCGGAGGCAGGATTTTTCCTGTGGTTGCCGGTCGAGGATGGCGAGGCGGCGACGCTGCGGCTTTGGCAGGAAACCGGCGTGCGGGTGTTGCCGGGGGCCTATCTGAGCCAAGAGGCAGGCGGCGTGAACCCCGGTCAGGGGTATATTCGGGTCGCGATGGTGGCCCCCAAGGATGAGATGGCAGATGGTTTGAGACGGCTGCGCGCCTGTCTCTATGGATGA
- a CDS encoding DNA translocase FtsK, translating to MAYQTRGRDPLLDSNMAEAIEKRGKELLGLVLMAVALMAAAMVVSYTPDDPSWMSATDAPVQNWMGRLGASVAAPLFMIIGWGSWGFAIVLGVWGARMALHRGEDRAMGRLIFAPIWLAILALYAASLTPGAEWAQTHSFGLGGLFGDTVLGALLGILPVGASVGLKLLSLVLGVGVLGMGAFVLGFTRVELQRMGRFLLVGVILCYAALMKAMGRGAGGAAQAGQAMQAMMAERRARRGEAAVARAAVPLRAEPALDGARVRRADPVPLTAQRHAPVAPKPAQPVDKPGGLLARMPMLMRKPEVMPEPELVEAATFEGEAEMPGDDRIRAKISDVIKARVRQSPAVQIASVAPLTKGRGRGPDPLILNTAPRGVLPPEPPLTARHVVQTPLRAEPLLRAAAAAPVSMAAPMLEVTEDDDFDAMIEAFGQDDAPEMAAPAPRIPMPEPRKVVQHAPRKPLQPSSRAMAEAQPALRFETPAQPVYELPPLSLLADPEHIQRHHLSDESLEENARMLENVLDDYGVKGEIVSVRPGPVVTMYELEPAPGLKASRVIGLADDIARSMSALSARVSTVPGRSVIGIELPNDNREMVGFREILSSRAYGDGNQKLPLALGKDIGGDPIVANLAKMPHLLIAGTTGSGKSVAINTMILSLLYKLTPEECRLIMIDPKMLELSVYDGIPHLLSPVVTDPKKAVVALKWVVAEMEDRYRKMSKMGVRNIDGYNGRVEEALKKGEMFSRTVQTGFDDDTGEPVFETEEFAPEKMPYIVVIVDEMADLMMVAGKEIEACIQRLAQMARASGIHLIMATQRPSVDVITGTIKANFPTRISFQVTSKIDSRTILGEMGAEQLLGMGDMLYMAGGGKITRCHGPFVSDEEVEEVVNHLKAYGPPTYVGSVLQGPDEDTAERLDSVMGLSSGTGAEGDDLLYDQAVAIVIKDRKCSTSYIQRKLAIGYNKAARLVEQMEDEGVVSSSNHVGKREVLVPEPQ from the coding sequence ATGGCATATCAGACGCGCGGGCGCGACCCCTTGCTGGACAGCAACATGGCTGAGGCAATCGAGAAACGCGGCAAGGAATTGCTGGGTCTTGTGCTGATGGCGGTGGCGCTGATGGCGGCGGCGATGGTGGTCTCTTACACTCCGGACGATCCAAGCTGGATGTCGGCCACGGATGCGCCGGTGCAGAACTGGATGGGCCGTTTGGGCGCGTCGGTGGCGGCGCCGCTGTTCATGATCATCGGTTGGGGATCCTGGGGATTTGCCATTGTTCTGGGGGTCTGGGGCGCGCGCATGGCGCTGCATCGGGGCGAGGACCGGGCGATGGGGCGGCTTATCTTCGCGCCGATCTGGCTTGCGATATTGGCGCTCTATGCCGCGTCGTTGACGCCGGGGGCGGAGTGGGCGCAGACCCATAGTTTCGGTTTGGGCGGGCTTTTTGGGGACACGGTTTTGGGGGCCTTGCTGGGTATTCTGCCGGTCGGGGCGAGTGTGGGGCTCAAGCTTTTGTCGTTGGTGCTGGGGGTTGGCGTGCTTGGGATGGGGGCGTTTGTGCTGGGCTTTACACGGGTAGAGTTGCAGCGCATGGGCCGCTTTCTGCTGGTGGGGGTGATCCTGTGCTATGCCGCGCTGATGAAAGCGATGGGTCGTGGCGCGGGAGGTGCAGCCCAAGCGGGGCAGGCGATGCAGGCCATGATGGCGGAACGACGCGCACGCCGGGGTGAGGCGGCTGTTGCGCGCGCGGCGGTGCCGCTGCGGGCAGAGCCTGCGCTGGACGGCGCGCGGGTGCGCCGCGCAGATCCCGTTCCGTTGACAGCCCAGCGGCACGCGCCGGTCGCACCCAAGCCTGCGCAGCCGGTGGACAAGCCCGGTGGGCTGTTGGCGCGGATGCCGATGCTGATGCGCAAGCCCGAGGTCATGCCCGAGCCGGAATTGGTAGAGGCCGCGACCTTTGAGGGCGAGGCCGAGATGCCTGGCGATGACCGGATCCGGGCCAAGATTTCCGACGTGATCAAGGCGCGGGTGCGTCAAAGCCCGGCGGTGCAGATCGCATCTGTGGCCCCCCTGACCAAGGGTCGGGGGCGTGGGCCTGATCCTTTGATCCTGAACACCGCGCCGCGTGGTGTTTTGCCGCCCGAGCCGCCGCTGACGGCGCGTCATGTGGTGCAAACGCCGCTGAGAGCCGAGCCGTTACTGCGCGCCGCCGCCGCCGCACCGGTGAGCATGGCCGCGCCCATGTTGGAGGTGACGGAGGACGACGATTTCGACGCGATGATCGAGGCGTTTGGGCAAGATGATGCGCCCGAGATGGCGGCACCTGCGCCGCGCATTCCGATGCCTGAGCCGCGCAAGGTTGTGCAACATGCACCGCGCAAGCCCTTGCAGCCGTCGTCGCGGGCCATGGCCGAAGCGCAGCCAGCGCTGCGTTTTGAGACCCCCGCGCAGCCGGTTTATGAATTGCCGCCGCTCAGCCTATTGGCGGACCCCGAGCATATTCAGCGCCATCATCTGAGCGACGAGTCGCTGGAAGAAAACGCACGGATGCTGGAGAATGTGCTGGATGATTACGGCGTGAAGGGCGAGATCGTCAGCGTGCGCCCCGGCCCCGTGGTTACGATGTATGAGCTGGAACCGGCACCGGGCCTAAAGGCGAGCCGGGTGATTGGTCTGGCGGATGATATCGCGCGGTCGATGTCGGCGCTGTCAGCGCGGGTATCCACCGTGCCGGGGCGGTCAGTGATCGGGATCGAATTGCCCAATGACAACCGCGAGATGGTTGGATTTCGGGAAATCCTGTCAAGCCGGGCCTATGGCGATGGCAATCAAAAGCTGCCTTTGGCGTTGGGCAAGGATATTGGCGGTGATCCCATTGTGGCCAACCTTGCCAAGATGCCGCATTTGCTGATTGCGGGGACCACGGGATCGGGCAAATCGGTGGCGATCAACACGATGATCCTGAGCCTGCTCTACAAGCTGACGCCCGAAGAATGCCGGTTGATCATGATTGACCCCAAGATGCTGGAACTGAGCGTCTATGATGGCATTCCGCATCTGCTATCCCCTGTTGTGACCGATCCGAAAAAGGCGGTGGTTGCGCTCAAATGGGTGGTGGCCGAAATGGAGGACCGCTATCGCAAGATGTCCAAGATGGGCGTGCGCAATATCGACGGCTATAATGGCCGGGTCGAGGAGGCGCTGAAAAAGGGCGAGATGTTCAGCCGCACGGTGCAGACCGGGTTTGACGATGACACCGGCGAGCCGGTGTTTGAAACCGAAGAATTCGCACCCGAGAAGATGCCCTATATCGTCGTCATCGTCGATGAGATGGCCGATCTGATGATGGTGGCGGGCAAAGAGATCGAGGCCTGCATTCAGCGGTTGGCGCAGATGGCGCGCGCAAGCGGTATTCACCTTATCATGGCGACACAGCGCCCGTCGGTTGATGTGATCACCGGCACGATCAAGGCGAATTTCCCGACGCGGATTTCGTTTCAGGTGACATCGAAAATCGATAGCCGCACCATTCTGGGCGAGATGGGGGCCGAGCAGCTTCTTGGCATGGGCGACATGCTCTATATGGCGGGGGGCGGCAAGATCACGCGCTGCCATGGCCCCTTTGTGAGCGATGAAGAGGTGGAGGAGGTGGTTAATCACCTCAAGGCTTATGGTCCGCCGACCTATGTGGGATCGGTGCTGCAAGGGCCGGATGAGGACACCGCCGAACGTCTTGATTCGGTGATGGGCCTGTCGTCGGGGACCGGGGCCGAAGGTGATGACCTGCTCTATGATCAGGCGGTGGCGATTGTGATCAAGGATCGCAAATGCTCGACCTCTTATATCCAGCGGAAACTGGCGATTGGCTATAACAAGGCCGCGCGTCTGGTCGAGCAGATGGAAGATGAGGGCGTGGTCAGTTCCTCGAACCATGTGGGCAAGCGCGAAGTGCTGGTGCCGGAGCCGCAGTAG
- the mtaB gene encoding tRNA (N(6)-L-threonylcarbamoyladenosine(37)-C(2))-methylthiotransferase MtaB, which produces MSQAPKFTTLGCRLNAYETEAMKELAGQAGLGNAVIVNTCAVTSEAVRKARQEIRRLRRENPEARLIVTGCAAQTEPETFAAMPEVDAVIGNTEKMAADTWARLAGDFIGETERVLVDDIMSVRETAGHLIDGFGSRSRAYVQVQNGCDHRCTFCIIPYGRGNSRSVPAGVVVEQIKRLVGAGYNEVVLTGVDLTSWGADLPAAPKLGDLVMRILRLVPDLPRLRISSIDSIEVDENLMQAIATEPRLMPHLHLSLQHGDDLILKRMKRRHLRDDAIRFAEEARRLRPEMTFGADIIAGFPTETEAAFENSLRLVEECHLTWLHVFPYSPRPGTPAARMPQVKGPAIKARAARLRAAGEGRVAAHLAAQQGREHAVLMEAPRMGRTEQFTEVVFDRDHPEGQIVRARVTGWQGGQLTAA; this is translated from the coding sequence ATGAGCCAAGCGCCGAAATTCACCACGCTGGGCTGTCGCCTGAACGCTTATGAGACCGAGGCGATGAAGGAGTTGGCGGGCCAAGCGGGGCTGGGCAATGCCGTCATCGTCAACACCTGTGCTGTGACATCCGAGGCGGTGCGCAAGGCGCGGCAAGAAATCCGGCGCTTGCGGCGCGAGAACCCGGAGGCGCGGTTGATCGTGACCGGATGCGCCGCGCAGACCGAGCCGGAAACCTTTGCGGCAATGCCCGAGGTGGATGCGGTCATCGGCAATACCGAAAAGATGGCGGCGGACACATGGGCGCGGCTGGCGGGCGATTTTATCGGCGAGACCGAGCGCGTGCTGGTTGATGACATCATGTCGGTGCGCGAAACGGCGGGGCATCTGATTGACGGATTCGGCAGCCGCAGCCGCGCCTATGTGCAGGTGCAAAACGGCTGCGATCATCGCTGCACCTTTTGCATCATCCCCTATGGCCGGGGCAATTCGCGCTCTGTGCCTGCGGGCGTCGTGGTCGAGCAGATCAAGCGCTTGGTGGGGGCGGGGTATAACGAGGTTGTGCTGACCGGCGTGGACCTGACAAGCTGGGGGGCGGATTTGCCCGCGGCACCCAAACTGGGTGATCTGGTGATGCGGATTTTGCGGCTGGTGCCAGATTTGCCGCGCCTGCGGATTTCGTCGATTGATTCCATCGAGGTGGATGAAAACCTGATGCAGGCGATTGCCACAGAGCCGCGCCTGATGCCGCATCTGCACCTGAGCCTGCAACATGGCGATGATCTGATCCTCAAGCGGATGAAGCGGCGGCATTTGCGTGACGATGCCATCCGCTTTGCCGAAGAGGCGCGGCGCTTGCGGCCCGAGATGACCTTTGGCGCGGATATTATCGCAGGCTTTCCGACCGAGACCGAAGCGGCGTTTGAAAACTCGCTGCGGCTGGTCGAGGAGTGTCATTTGACATGGCTGCATGTGTTTCCCTATTCGCCTCGCCCCGGCACGCCAGCCGCCCGGATGCCGCAAGTCAAAGGCCCGGCGATCAAGGCACGTGCCGCGCGGTTGCGGGCCGCCGGTGAGGGGCGGGTTGCCGCCCATCTGGCCGCACAGCAGGGGCGCGAGCATGCCGTGCTGATGGAGGCCCCGCGCATGGGTCGGACCGAGCAATTCACCGAGGTGGTTTTCGACCGCGATCACCCCGAAGGCCAGATTGTGCGGGCGCGTGTGACGGGCTGGCAGGGCGGGCAATTAACTGCGGCCTAA
- the dapF gene encoding diaminopimelate epimerase → MDQVDHTGLPFFKMHGLGNDFVVLDGRGRDLGLTPALIMAIADRHRGIGFDQLAVISQGMGDAHLTFYNADGSTSAACGNATRCIARHLMDESGKARLELSTARGALVAVDAGGGLTSVNMGQPQLDWAEIPLAEAMDTLELPIEGGPVATGMGNPHCTFFVADAEAVPLAQFGPRYEHHPLYPERTNVQVATVIGPDHIRMRVWERGVGVTLASGSSSCATAVAAARRGLTGRAVRVDLDGGTIHVDWREDGVWMTGETAHVASGVFTPAFLAAQR, encoded by the coding sequence ATGGACCAAGTTGATCATACCGGGCTGCCCTTTTTCAAAATGCATGGGCTGGGAAACGATTTTGTCGTGCTGGATGGGCGTGGCCGCGATCTGGGGCTGACGCCTGCGTTGATCATGGCCATCGCCGACCGGCATCGGGGCATTGGATTCGATCAATTGGCGGTGATCTCTCAAGGCATGGGCGATGCACATTTGACCTTTTACAACGCCGACGGTTCGACCTCTGCGGCGTGCGGCAATGCCACGCGCTGTATCGCGCGGCACCTGATGGACGAGAGCGGCAAGGCGCGGCTGGAGCTGAGCACGGCGCGCGGCGCGCTGGTGGCCGTGGATGCCGGTGGCGGGCTGACATCGGTGAACATGGGGCAGCCGCAGCTTGACTGGGCCGAAATCCCGCTGGCTGAGGCGATGGATACGCTGGAATTGCCCATCGAGGGCGGGCCGGTGGCCACGGGCATGGGCAATCCGCATTGCACGTTTTTCGTGGCCGATGCCGAGGCGGTGCCGCTGGCGCAATTCGGGCCGCGCTATGAGCATCACCCGCTTTACCCGGAGCGGACCAATGTGCAGGTGGCCACGGTGATTGGCCCCGATCACATCCGCATGCGGGTCTGGGAGCGGGGGGTTGGGGTGACGCTGGCCTCTGGCTCGTCGTCCTGTGCGACGGCGGTGGCGGCGGCGCGGCGGGGCCTAACGGGGCGCGCGGTGCGGGTTGATCTGGATGGTGGCACGATCCATGTGGATTGGCGCGAGGATGGCGTCTGGATGACCGGCGAGACCGCACATGTGGCAAGCGGCGTGTTCACGCCCGCGTTTCTGGCGGCGCAGAGATGA
- a CDS encoding sensor histidine kinase — protein sequence MRLRLAALSGLWTPNLALQLGIGLSLAILPLGFVSVYQTYKVLEERQALSETALLEQTQQAVSESRDIIQSALSTAETLAITVSVFDTAEATCDAVMARVVEESPIYSFAGFVDDALSLVCASNGGRQDLSNLASIRSELTGRRTEILMHPLEFIGGIATVSVAVPVFAAGQFRGTVWIAVPISALNDQLSTVVPDVDLVLFQSEGEIVATAEFSDFRRSVLPASHGLQDLADTGRQTFRDVNQDGNTRDFAVVPIVGDRVLALGSWEPRHRSGLLPGYEGTFALYLPLAMWVITIIVAYIGVNHLVIRHVRRLRSWMRLYAAGRGDLDKARLDNAPEELEVVAEAFRAMTRRLSEQERRLEEDLNEKTVLLREVHHRVKNNLQLISSMLNMQIRATGSLEAKHLLRRVQDRVMALSAIHRYLYLARKLSLVRADKLLEDIIQQLVIVGTLDDRGRQIAVTTALEPVEISPDQSVPLSLLTTEAAINAVKYCGMTSGTDAWINIALKAVSEDRFCLSVVNSRAPDGQAAEGAEVTPIDGSGLGSKLIESFVAQLNGTLEISPQPDRYELHVVFPMTWPTQDEDDA from the coding sequence ATGAGGTTGCGTCTGGCCGCGCTGAGCGGGCTCTGGACGCCTAATCTGGCGCTGCAATTGGGCATTGGGTTGAGCCTTGCCATTCTGCCGCTTGGTTTTGTGTCGGTCTATCAGACCTATAAGGTTCTGGAAGAACGGCAGGCCCTGTCGGAAACCGCGCTTTTGGAGCAGACCCAGCAGGCCGTGTCAGAGAGCCGCGACATCATCCAATCCGCGCTGAGCACAGCCGAGACGCTGGCGATCACGGTATCGGTCTTTGATACCGCTGAGGCGACCTGCGATGCGGTGATGGCGCGGGTTGTGGAAGAGAGCCCGATCTATAGTTTTGCGGGATTTGTCGATGACGCGCTGTCGCTGGTCTGTGCCTCGAACGGCGGGCGGCAGGACCTGAGCAATCTTGCGTCCATCCGCTCTGAGCTTACGGGGCGGCGGACCGAGATTTTGATGCATCCGCTGGAGTTCATTGGGGGGATTGCCACGGTCAGCGTGGCGGTTCCGGTGTTCGCGGCGGGGCAATTTCGGGGAACGGTCTGGATCGCGGTGCCGATCAGCGCCTTGAATGACCAACTGTCGACGGTGGTGCCCGATGTTGATCTGGTGCTGTTTCAATCCGAGGGCGAGATTGTCGCCACGGCGGAGTTTTCGGATTTTCGGCGCTCGGTTTTGCCGGCCTCGCATGGGTTGCAGGATCTGGCCGATACCGGGCGGCAGACGTTTCGCGATGTGAATCAGGATGGCAATACCCGCGATTTTGCGGTGGTGCCGATTGTGGGCGACCGGGTATTGGCGCTGGGCAGTTGGGAGCCGCGACACAGGAGCGGATTGCTGCCGGGGTACGAGGGCACCTTTGCGCTTTATCTGCCGCTGGCGATGTGGGTGATCACGATCATCGTGGCCTATATCGGGGTCAATCATCTGGTGATCCGGCATGTGCGCCGTCTGCGATCCTGGATGCGGCTATACGCGGCGGGGCGTGGCGATCTGGACAAGGCCCGGCTGGACAATGCGCCCGAAGAGTTGGAGGTGGTGGCCGAGGCATTTCGGGCGATGACGCGGCGGCTGTCAGAGCAGGAACGGCGGCTGGAAGAAGACCTGAACGAGAAAACCGTGCTGTTGCGCGAGGTGCATCACCGGGTCAAAAACAATCTTCAGCTTATCTCAAGCATGCTCAACATGCAGATCCGCGCGACGGGCAGTCTTGAGGCCAAGCATCTTTTGCGGCGGGTGCAGGATCGGGTGATGGCGCTGTCGGCGATCCACCGATACCTTTATCTGGCGCGCAAGCTGTCGCTGGTACGGGCCGACAAGCTGCTTGAAGATATCATTCAGCAATTGGTTATCGTCGGAACCTTGGACGATAGGGGGCGGCAGATCGCGGTGACAACCGCGCTGGAGCCTGTGGAAATCAGCCCGGATCAATCGGTGCCCCTGTCTCTTTTGACGACAGAAGCCGCGATCAATGCCGTGAAATATTGCGGCATGACCAGTGGCACCGATGCCTGGATCAACATCGCGTTGAAAGCGGTGTCGGAGGATCGTTTTTGCCTGAGCGTTGTGAACTCGCGCGCGCCAGATGGGCAGGCTGCGGAGGGGGCTGAGGTCACGCCGATTGATGGGTCGGGGCTGGGATCGAAGCTGATTGAATCCTTTGTGGCCCAGTTGAACGGCACGCTTGAGATTTCGCCGCAACCGGACCGGTATGAGCTGCATGTTGTCTTTCCGATGACATGGCCCACCCAAGACGAGGACGACGCCTGA
- a CDS encoding entericidin A/B family lipoprotein, translating into MTRAKLSLISLLFMGVLAGCETVEGAGRDIEDAGQAVTGASQDVQS; encoded by the coding sequence ATGACACGTGCAAAACTTTCCCTCATTTCGCTGCTCTTTATGGGTGTTCTGGCAGGCTGCGAGACGGTCGAGGGTGCCGGTCGCGACATCGAGGATGCCGGACAGGCGGTGACGGGTGCATCGCAGGATGTGCAGAGCTGA
- a CDS encoding exopolysaccharide biosynthesis protein, whose amino-acid sequence MPKDAAPDHETAADLVEQGWDALTGDYTCVGDIVDTLGRANFAPLLILPALALVSPLSGVPGFTTLCGLIIAAVSLQQMVHRSSLWLPRWSRAARLRTSRVREVYRWFRIPARWLDRVTRRRLHILVTEPLVILPQLFCLILGAVMPFLELIPFTSSILGVVITALAVGMFVGDGLLVLVGMLLAIGVATGVATLVMS is encoded by the coding sequence ATGCCAAAGGATGCAGCACCGGATCATGAAACAGCGGCCGATCTGGTCGAGCAGGGATGGGATGCGCTGACCGGGGATTACACCTGCGTGGGGGATATCGTGGATACGCTCGGCCGCGCCAATTTCGCACCTCTGCTGATTCTGCCCGCCTTGGCGCTGGTCTCGCCCCTCAGCGGGGTGCCCGGCTTTACCACCCTGTGCGGGCTGATCATCGCGGCGGTCTCTTTGCAGCAGATGGTCCACCGCTCATCGCTCTGGCTACCACGCTGGAGCCGCGCTGCCCGCCTGCGCACAAGCCGCGTGCGAGAGGTCTATCGCTGGTTTCGCATCCCCGCGCGCTGGCTTGACCGGGTCACGCGTCGGCGGCTGCACATTCTGGTGACAGAGCCGCTGGTGATCCTGCCACAGCTGTTCTGCCTGATCTTGGGCGCGGTGATGCCATTCCTCGAACTGATCCCCTTCACCTCGTCGATCTTGGGCGTGGTGATTACCGCGCTCGCCGTTGGCATGTTTGTCGGCGACGGTCTCTTGGTCTTGGTCGGGATGCTCTTGGCTATAGGGGTCGCGACCGGCGTCGCAACCCTCGTGATGTCGTGA
- a CDS encoding response regulator: MTDTPRQPDLSTQIAEHLPYLRRYARALTGNQQTGDHYALATLEALLEDRTVFNAGLAPKPALFHAFHKIWVSSGAPIAEADSASSPEARAQWRLSTLTPNTREALLLHSIEGFRVSDIAQIIGGTADEVSTLLSIARTEMTNAISGRIMIIEDEAIIAMDIRAIVEDMGHDVTGIARTRDEAVKLARRDPPDMILADIQLADKSSGIDAVNHILNELGERPIVFITAFPERLLTGERPEPAFLITKPYSEEQVQSAVSQAMFFASTETLQG; encoded by the coding sequence ATGACGGACACACCGCGCCAGCCAGACCTGAGCACTCAGATCGCCGAACACCTCCCCTATCTGCGCCGCTATGCACGCGCCCTGACCGGCAATCAGCAGACGGGCGATCATTACGCGCTCGCCACGCTCGAGGCCCTGCTCGAGGATCGCACTGTCTTCAATGCCGGTCTTGCGCCGAAACCTGCGCTCTTCCATGCCTTTCATAAGATATGGGTGTCTTCCGGTGCCCCCATCGCCGAGGCTGACAGCGCCTCTTCCCCCGAGGCACGCGCGCAATGGCGGCTGTCCACCCTCACCCCGAACACCCGCGAGGCGCTGTTGCTGCACAGCATCGAGGGGTTTCGCGTCTCGGATATCGCCCAGATCATCGGCGGCACCGCAGACGAGGTCAGCACGCTCCTCAGCATCGCCCGCACCGAAATGACCAATGCGATCAGCGGGCGGATCATGATCATCGAGGATGAGGCGATCATCGCCATGGATATCCGCGCCATTGTCGAAGATATGGGCCATGACGTCACCGGCATTGCCCGCACCCGCGATGAGGCCGTGAAACTCGCCCGTCGCGACCCGCCTGATATGATCCTCGCCGATATCCAACTGGCCGATAAATCCTCTGGCATCGACGCGGTCAATCACATCCTCAACGAACTGGGAGAGCGGCCCATCGTCTTCATCACCGCCTTCCCCGAACGGCTCTTGACCGGCGAACGGCCAGAACCGGCCTTTCTGATCACCAAACCCTATAGCGAGGAACAGGTGCAATCCGCCGTGAGCCAAGCCATGTTCTTTGCCAGCACCGAAACCCTTCAGGGCTGA
- a CDS encoding NepR family anti-sigma factor: protein MTQTIDENLRRAYADTAKEPVPDRFIKLLEQLREQSGEKQKPSGDDS from the coding sequence TTGACGCAAACGATCGACGAGAATCTCCGGCGTGCCTATGCGGACACGGCCAAGGAGCCCGTACCGGACCGCTTTATCAAGCTGCTGGAGCAGTTGCGCGAGCAGTCGGGCGAGAAGCAAAAGCCGTCTGGTGACGACTCGTGA
- a CDS encoding RNA polymerase sigma factor encodes MDPRDELIGHLPAMRAFALNLTRNSATADDLVQDAVVKAWGNFDKFKPGTNLRAWLFTILRNTYYSLYRKRRREVEDPDGKMAGQLSEKPAHDGHLAMTDFHAAFAQLTDEQREVLVLVGAEGFSYEEAAEMCGCAVGTIKSRTNRARKRLAELMHLDDEDELAMTDAATMAVVTGTSVA; translated from the coding sequence ATGGACCCGCGCGACGAATTGATCGGGCATTTGCCTGCGATGCGCGCCTTTGCGTTGAACCTGACGCGCAATTCCGCGACGGCGGATGATCTGGTGCAGGATGCAGTGGTCAAGGCGTGGGGCAATTTTGACAAGTTCAAGCCCGGCACCAATCTGCGCGCGTGGTTGTTCACCATTCTGCGCAACACCTATTATTCCCTGTATCGCAAGCGTCGCCGCGAGGTTGAAGACCCCGATGGCAAGATGGCTGGGCAATTGTCGGAAAAGCCCGCGCATGACGGGCATCTGGCGATGACGGATTTTCACGCAGCCTTTGCGCAATTGACCGATGAGCAGCGCGAGGTTCTGGTTCTGGTGGGCGCAGAAGGGTTTTCCTATGAGGAGGCCGCCGAAATGTGCGGCTGTGCGGTGGGCACGATCAAGAGCCGCACCAACCGCGCGCGCAAACGGCTGGCGGAGTTGATGCATCTGGACGATGAGGATGAGTTGGCGATGACCGATGCCGCGACGATGGCCGTCGTAACTGGAACCTCTGTTGCATGA
- a CDS encoding DUF1328 domain-containing protein yields MLYWALVFLVVALIAGVLGFGGVASASAGIAQILFVVFLVLFVVAMIARALRGRAP; encoded by the coding sequence ATGCTTTATTGGGCGCTTGTCTTTTTGGTGGTCGCGCTGATCGCCGGTGTTTTGGGGTTTGGTGGCGTTGCCTCGGCTTCGGCGGGGATTGCGCAGATCCTGTTCGTGGTCTTTCTTGTGTTGTTTGTCGTGGCGATGATCGCACGGGCCTTGCGTGGCCGCGCGCCGTGA